One Cucumis sativus cultivar 9930 chromosome 1, Cucumber_9930_V3, whole genome shotgun sequence DNA segment encodes these proteins:
- the LOC105434630 gene encoding CASP-like protein 4D2, with amino-acid sequence MDPKVLALIGIGLRIFVFICLLIALVVIATDKLSLINGFKATFNDIHGYRYVLSVAVIGLAHTILQLGFSIYHVLTQNIPFWNGLPQVNYYADQVITWMLATGVGAGFAVSRELKSYVDSRTKKEFGDNDYGFFSPAIEEQKSLIDDFFNKATVATAILFLAFISMATLLLLSPFNRIKPTPLPAQDPEAQKSEAQSSQVQHTEAQSSEPPSS; translated from the exons ATGGATCCTAAGGTATTAGCGTTGATTGGTATTGGACTTAGAATCTTCGTCTTCATATGTCTCCTCATCGCCTTGGTCGTAATTGCCACTGACAAATTGTCCCTCATTAATGGCTTCAAAGCAACCTTCAATGATATCCATGGATACAG GTACGTGTTGTCTGTTGCAGTTATAGGGTTAGCCCATACAATTTTACAACTGGGTTTCTCCATATACCATGTGCTTACCCAAAACATACCCTTTTGGAATGGACTTCCACAAGTCAACTACTACGCTGACCAG GTCATAACTTGGATGTTGGCCACGGGGGTTGGAGCTGGCTTTGCGGTCTCCCGAGAGCTGAAAAGTTATGTGGATTCAAGAACTAAGAAGGAATTTGGGGATAACGATTATGGGTTCTTCAGTCCAGCAATCGAGGAGCAGAAATCATTGATAGATGATTTCTTCAATAAGGCCACTGTTGCCACTGCCATTCTCTTCCTTGCTTTCATCTCCATGGCCACTCTCCTCCTTCTCTCTCCCTTCAATCGGATCAAACCAACTCCTCTTCCCGCACAAGATCCCGAGGCCCAAAAGTCTGAGGCCCAATCTTCACAGGTCCAACATACGGAGGCCCAATCATCGGAGCCCCCTTCTAGTTGA
- the LOC101209426 gene encoding zinc finger protein SHOOT GRAVITROPISM 5: MIGNTATSASPLLPNSSEPYSCLENGNNNNNKRKRRPAGTPDPDAEVVSLSPKTLLESDRYVCEICNQGFQRDQNLQMHRRRHKVPWKLLKRESPVVRKRVFVCPEPTCLHHDPCHALGDLVGIKKHFRRKHSNHKQWVCEKCSKGYAVQSDYKAHLKTCGTRGHSCDCGRVFSRVESFIEHQDACNMGHLRQESQVQPACLSRTASSPSPSSDTNFSSTPAPSSNWHALVTPPLTLKPVDAIFLTPTGDSNNNNNSDHNLDLKLSTASNGVEGRNNYNNNKKGSSTKLELSMGSFDFEDEKKKMLKLDDGGAGDVREEAREELRVAMAEKAYAEEARKQAKRQIEMAEEEFGNAKRMRQQAQAELDKATALKQAAIKQINSTILEITCQACQKQFQAKTKTKTKTTTTTTSTSAATDHDNYSSVAFSYVSSVITTEGEVEKDQSTIIPKPPNN; the protein is encoded by the exons ATGATAGGCAATACGGCAACCTCGGCCTCCCCACTTCTTCCTAATTCTTCCGAACCATACTCTTGCTTAGAAAATggaaacaacaacaacaacaagagGAAAAGAAGGCCTGCAGGGACCCCAG ATCCGGATGCAGAGGTGGTGTCTCTGTCCCCAAAAACACTACTAGAATCGGACCGGTATGTGTGCGAGATTTGCAACCAAGGGTTCCAGAGGGATCAGAACCTGCAGATGCATAGGCGGCGGCATAAGGTTCCTTGGAAGCTGCTGAAGAGGGAAAGTCCTGTTGTGCGGAAGAGGGTTTTCGTTTGTCCGGAACCCACCTGCCTGCATCACGATCCTTGCCATGCCCTCGGTGACCTCGTTGGAATCAAGAAGCACTTCCGAAGGAAACACAGCAACCACAAACAGTGGGTTTGTGAAAAATGCTCCAAGGGCTACGCGGTTCAGTCCGATTATAAGGCTCATCTCAAAACCTGTGGCACTCGAGGCCACTCTTGCGATTGCGGCCGCGTTTTCTCTAG GGTGGAGAGCTTTATAGAGCACCAAGATGCTTGCAATATGGGGCATCTCCGGCAAGAATCACAAGTCCAGCCCGCATGTCTGTCCAGAACGGCTTCGAGTCCAAGCCCCTCCAGCGACACTAACTTCAGCAGCACTCCCGCTCCCAGCAGTAATTGGCATGCTCTAGTAACGCCACCACTCACATTGAAGCCCGTGGATGCCATCTTCTTAACCCCCACGGGGGActccaacaacaacaacaatagcGATCACAATTTAGACCTCAAACTGTCAACTGCATCAAATGGTGTGGAAGGGAGgaacaattataataataataagaagggTTCTTCAACGAAACTTGAGTTGTCGATGGGATCATTTGATTTTGAGGacgagaagaaaaagatgttGAAATTGGATGATGGTGGGGCTGGGGATGTTAGAGAAGAAGCACGGGAGGAGCTAAGGGTGGCGATGGCAGAGAAGGCATATGCGGAGGAAGCAAGGAAGCAGGCAAAGAGGCAAATAGAAATGGCAGAGGAAGAATTCGGGAATGCAAAGAGGATGAGGCAACAGGCACAGGCTGAATTAGATAAGGCCACAGCCCTTAAACAAGCAGCAATCAAGCAGATAAACTCAACCATTCTTGAGATCACTTGTCAAGCTTGCCAGAAGCAGTTTCAAgccaaaactaaaactaaaactaaaactactACCACTACCACGAGCACGAGTGCAGCCACTGATCATGACAATTATTCCTCCGTAGCATTCAGTTATGTCTCCTCCGTCATTACAACCGAAGGTGAAGTAGAGAAAGATCAATCAACTATTATACCTAAACCGCCCAACAATTAA